A DNA window from Arachis duranensis cultivar V14167 chromosome 3, aradu.V14167.gnm2.J7QH, whole genome shotgun sequence contains the following coding sequences:
- the LOC107478283 gene encoding G-type lectin S-receptor-like serine/threonine-protein kinase At4g27290 yields the protein MNTSIITPNLCLGDGKTIVSKDKGTFELGFFTKSNKRYLGIWYANITIQTIVWVANGANPINDYSPVTPPILELKSNGSLVLTHKNVLVWQTISSSPATAVRNPVAELLDSGNLVIREDNDTNPQRYLWQSFDYPSNTMLAGMKLGWDIRRNFNRKITAWKTDDNPAPGDFSWSVMRYNYPEVYMTKRRRKMYRIGPWNGMRFSGMPELRSNPIFNFNFVSTAEEVYYTWTLKDPSLTTIAVLNQSAGGRPRYVWSEADESWRTYSTLPGDYCDTYGLCGPNGYCSITASPVCECLEGFKPKFPKKWNSMDWSQGCERNHSIRCTSNGTNEDGDGFVLLQGLKVPDTEYTLVYKDIDLNKCRAMCLENCSCMAYTNSDIRGGGQGCVMWFHDLIDIKLFPDGGQELYVRLRASDLGAEHTQKRMKIIVGTTIAAALISVTTYSAYRFRKKIAGKIIHFTQVFKNACFNSIYNLTNDISAFSEFPPIVDVKGFVSLVLTLALCSLADEKSSKIEDNYESYVDDLDLPLLNYSTIMVASNNFSVKNKIGEGGFGPVYLGKLANEQEVAIKRLSKSSIQGFSEFINEVKLIAKLQHRNLVKLIGCCIQGQEKMLVYEYMTNGSLDYFIFDHSKGKLLNWQKRNHIIGGIARGLMYLHQDSRLRIVHRDLKASNILLDHNLNSKISDFGMARLFRGEQNEESTNKIVGTFGYMAPEYVLDGLFSVKSDVYSFGVLLLEIISGKKNRRSHAKQSSLNLIDHTWALWKMGNAFQIIDPNIEDSCIESEVLRFIHIALLCVQHCPEDRPNMTSVVLMLSSEMELDQPKEPGFFTRRKNVEANSCTSYPSSNNEISITLLTGR from the exons ATGAACACTTCTATCATTACCCCAAACCTATGCCTCGGTGACGGCAAGACCATAGTTTCCAAAGATAAAGGAACCTTTGAACTTGGCTTCTTCACAAAATCCAACAAACGCTACCTTGGAATTTGGTACGCCAACATCACAATCCAAACCATTGTGTGGGTGGCGAACGGTGCCAACCCCATCAACGATTATTCCCCTGTTACCCCTCCCATTTTAGAACTTAAAAGTAATGGAAGCTTGGTTCTTACTCACAAGAACGTTCTTGTATGGCAAACAATCAGCAGTTCCCCGGCAACCGCAGTGCGGAATCCGGTGGCGGAGCTTCTTGATTCCGGCAATCTTGTGATAAGAGAGGACAATGACACAAATCCACAACGCTATTTGTGGCAGAGCTTTGACTACCCTTCGAATACAATGTTGGCAGGGATGAAACTGGGATGGGACATTAGAAGAAATTTCAACAGGAAGATCACAGCTTGGAAAACTGATGATAATCCAGCACCAG GTGACTTTTCTTGGAGTGTTATGCGGTACAACTACCCTGAAGTGTATATGacgaagagaagaagaaagatgtaCAGAATTGGACCCTGGAACGGCATGCGTTTCAGTGGCATGCCAGAACTGAGATCCAATCCAATATTTAATTTCAACTTCGTCTCCACTGCTGAAGAAGTTTACTACACATGGACCCTCAAGGACCCTTCTCTAACAACCATCGCAGTGCTTAACCAGAGCGCGGGCGGCCGCCCTCGCTACGTTTGGTCGGAGGCCGATGAATCGTGGAGGACTTATTCAACTTTGCCAGGGGACTATTGTGATACCTATGGACTGTGTGGTCCTAATGGATATTGTAGCATAACTGCATCACCAGTGTGTGAGTGTTTGGAAGGGTTTAAGCCCAAGTTTCCCAAAAAGTGGAACTCAATGGATTGGTCCCAAGGATGTGAAAGAAACCATTCAATAAGGTGCACTAGTAATGGTACCAATGAGGATGGTGATGGGTTTGTGCTTTTGCAGGGATTGAAAGTGCCAGATACTGAATATACTTTGGTGTATAAGGATATTGATTTGAATAAATGTAGAGCCATGTGCTTGGAAAATTGTTCATGCATGGCTTATACAAACTCAGATATAAGAGGAGGTGGTCAAGGCTGTGTCATGTGGTTTCATGATTTAATTGATATCAAACTGTTTCCTGATGGTGGACAGGAACTATACGTCCGACTGCGTGCTTCTGACTTGG GTGCTGAGCATACacaaaagagaatgaaaataaTAGTTGGAACCACTATTGCCGCAGCACTTATTTCGGTAACTACTTATTCTGCCTACAGATTCAGGAAAAAGATTGCAGGTAAAATTATTCACTTTACTCAGGTCTTTAAAAATGCTTGCTTCAATTCTATATACAATCTTACAAATGATATTTCTGCTTTCAGCGAATTCCC CCCTATCGTCGACGTCAAAGGCTTTGTCTCCCTTGTTCTCACCCTCGCTCTCTGTTCTCTCGCCGACG aAAAGTCATCGAAGATAGAAGATAATTATGAAAGTTATGTAGATGATTTGGATCTTCCATTGCTTAATTATTCAACAATTATGGTTGCTAGTAATAACTTCTCAGTGAAGAATAAGATTGGAGAAGGTGGTTTTGGACCAGTATATTTG GGAAAATTAGCAAATGAACAAGAAGTTGCTATAAAGAGACTATCAAAGAGTTCAATACAAGGATTTTCTGAGTTCATAAATGAAGTTAAACTAATTGCAAAACTTCAACATCGAAATCTTGTAAAACTTATTGGTTGTTGCATTCAAGGACAAGAGAAGATGCTAGTTTATGAATACATGACCAACGGTAGCTTAGATTACTTCATTTTCG ATCATAGCAAAGGAAAATTGCTAAACTGGCAAAAGCGCAATCACATAATAGGTGGAATCGCTAGAGGCCTTATGTATCTTCATCAAGATTCTCGACTGAGAATTGTACATAGAGATCTTAAAGCGAGTAATATTTTACTTGatcataatttaaattcaaaaatatcagATTTTGGAATGGCTAGACTTTTTAGAGGAGAGCAAAACGAAGAAAGTACAAATAAAATTGTTGGGACTTT TGGATACATGGCACCAGAGTATGTCCTTGATGGATTATTTTCGGTAAAATCTGATGTTTACAGTTTTGGCGTTTTATTGCTAGAGATTATAAGTGGGAAAAAGAATAGAAGATCTCATGCAAAGCAATCATCCCTTAACCTCATTGATCAT ACATGGGCACTGTGGAAAATGGGCAATGCTTTCCAAATAATTGACCCAAATATTGAAGACTCATGCATTGAATCTGAAGTATTGCGTTTCATCCATATTGCTCTATTGTGCGTACAACATTGTCCAGAAGATAGACCTAATATGACCTCAGTAGTTCTAATGTTAAGTAGTGAGATGGAATTGGATCAACCTAAAGAGCCTGGTTTTTTCACTAGGAGGAAAAATGTTGAAGCAAATTCATGTACAAGTTACCCAAGTTCAAATAATGAAATTAGCATAACCTTATTAACTGGCAGGTGA